GATACAGAGATGTAATGTGAAGATAGTAATATTCAGTAATAAGTGATAATTCATGAGAAAGTAACTTTTAAAGTATTTAGACAGGGAGTTATTACAATGCTGTTTTAACTTCTAATGCttgaattattattagtttttttttaaaaaaagactgAGGTTAATACAGTCATACTTCATTGTGTTTGTACTAATATCAGGTATTTATATCAAAACTTCACTTTACACTAAGATGTAGAAGAAGCAGCAGAAGAACTGTTTTCTTATGCTAATCCAGAGGTGAATTTTTACCAATGTAAAAGAGCTACTTGACTTAGCAATCATACCAATATTTTTGCAATAACCAATTGCTTCAAGGTAGCAGCTTGCCCATCTGAATGCTGGCTTAATACTTTTAAAGTAGAACTTTTTCACCCTTTGATGTGTAATTTTGGGAATTTTCAGGGCTGCTGCTTACACTCCTCTTAACAGTTCTGGCAGTTCTAGCTTGACTACTTACTGTAAGCATTAGATACCCATTTTGATgcttttagtttattatttactaaattttcaTAGTTTTGACTGATccatcttaatattttattgttctGTCACCTAAGCTTGTGatctttgcaatttttttcaATCTGAGCCTTGCACACCATTACTTTGACACTGTTTTATCTCAACCCATGCTGCTGCAATCCTGTTAGatcttattttctctttggtTAATTTAATTAGTGCTACAGGTCCAAATGGATACTTGCCATATGAGTGACAACTGTATGCATATCATGGAAAACATGGAGTTAAGGATAGGATGAAATGCACTTATCTAGCTGTCATGTAAATCTTAGTATTGTACTCTGGGTGGCTTTTAACACACATACAGTGGTTGATAGGCAATGCAAGGACATAAAGTTCTTTTACCCATGCAGAAAACAGGGGACAACTGAATTTTAATGTCAAGGAAAAAAGTTTAATCTTAAAAGCCTGCTCTTGAAACCTACAGGAAAAATATAATACACAGAATGCACAATTATTTTCTGGATTTACAGCTCTTGTTCTAGTTATCCAGTTCAATGTTCCAGTACTTCAATTTTCACCAGAAATCTGAGTTTCTGCACCAGAAATTTAGCCAAATCAGCAGTGAAAGGTATGGTGCTAAAATAGTGCTCAATTTTCCTGgaatataaaatctaaatatggGACTTCATTAAAACATTGTCTCATACACCAGTGCATAAGTTTTGCATGATATCGTTTGTTCTTGTGAACCATATCTTTTTAAGCTTCCACCACCTCTAAGAATTCATCTGCATGTCCAGCTTCCCATTTGTAAAACTAAGTGGTTGACACTAAGTTGAGCTTTTGTTTGTCATCTCCTCTGAATTGATCTGAGGCATCCATATTCCAAGTCTTTGTACTCTTGAACTCTTTCTTTAGCAAACCTTGTCAATAACTACAAATGACATCTTCTTCCCCTTTTCTGGTTTGATGTCATATGTGTCAATTTACAACTGATTCTTACTGAGAAATGCTTTATTTGAGAAGACTGCATCCTGCCCTCCCAATTGTGGTACTTATGTTCTATCTGATTTCTATATTTCAGTTGGTGGTGGCAATCTTCTTTGGTTGCCTGTGGGCTTTTTTGCTGATTTAATTGGTGCTACTGTTGGTGCAGGTGCTGCAGTTCTTCTTGGCAGAACAGCAAATGCctgaaaatgtatttttctgttttttccaGTTAGAAATATATTGTGCAATGTGCATAAAAGGGTTAAGTAACATCGTATTTCTTATCTGTAAACACTCCTCTTCAGTCTTCACTACTTGAGAGCTGATTGATAAGCCAAGTCGGTATAGAGCATATTTCTTCATGGCCTACCACTAGTATTTGTAGCTTCTATTGCCACCCTTTATATCTCTAATATTCTTACCATTGcatatcaaatattttcttcCTGTAGACCCttgatattattttaacttaaaaatgcAGTTGGTTTGAACTTCTAATTGCTGTTTTACATGTTAGCTTTAATCATTGATAATGTTTGATCTTATTACATACAAGGCCATGAAGCCTTAGACTTATTGTTCAGGTATCGTTGCACACTTGCATGACAAATATTTCTCATATTACATATGGATATATTTGAGTTGTCCAAAAGTGAAAATGGCTTTGTCATTTGGTGAATTTCAAGTCGACAATTTCTCAATTGTCTTAAACACTAATTGTAAGTAGAGTGACAAAGTTTATCTCTATTACATTGCATGCCTTATTTTCTCAACAAATGTGAGCATGCAATGTCTTCAGTAGTTGAGTGGCTGAGATTGCCCTCAAGACAAAACAGGTGAGGATTATAAGTTAGTCCCTAACAGTCTCTCGTCATGGCATTTACATTCAATGGAACTGCAGTATAGTGAGATATCTTTTGATGCTCGTTTGGGCTATTTGGTTAGAAGAATTTTGCATCACCTTAATTCATGTCACCTGGGATTTATGCATTTCCTCTTATTGGTTCAGGAGGAAACGACTCTTGTTCATTGGTCATCTGTCAACAGAATTTCCCTAAATTTGGAGATCTCAAATCCACTACTTCTTTGGTTGTTGTCTGATCTTTCCTGATTCTGAATGTTGAAAAATTATGACTGAAAACTGTATCTTTCAAACACAAAGTGTAAGAAAAAGGATTCATCTGAAATCTGAAATCCATACCAGTCAATTGTGATGATTATACTTAAGAGTAGAAAATGGAAGAATTAATTAAGAGCATTGAACTCATTGTTGTCTAAAGCTTTAGGACTAGTATTTCCAACTAGAGGTTAAGTCAACTGGTACATGTTGCTGAATGTACCAAAAGAAGTAAGAATGAAGGAGAGACGTAAATAATGCCAGCTTATGTTTCTAGCTTATTTGTGAAGTTGTTCAGGTGTATATGTTGAAAAGAACGGAAAATGGCTaatgttcttttttttggttgagTATGTTTCCTGATTATTAAACCGAGTCTTGTTTGTaatgagattgaatattggTTTGTATTTGGTTTAGCTATTAGACTTGTTATTTTCTTAGTATGTATACTTATTTTGAATGGTGTTCTTAATGCAGATAAGACGAATCGAGTCCATTATCAGTTGTACATTACATCATTTCAAGGCTCTGAAGAATTCTAAATCGACCACTAAAATTCTGGATGCCTATTTGAAAAGGTGCCTTGGAAAAACCTAAATAAATCTCTCCGAACTTGAGCCCTACTTCTGGATGCACATTCATAGAAAGGTGAGATTTatacttgttttttaattgtattagtGAATTATATGGATGGTTGATAGGGTAAAGTACCATTTGGACTGTTTGGGGTGGTGCTAAAAATTCAGAAGGTGATAAAAGCAGGTGCAATATCCTGAGGGATCAACTGAATGGTTTTCTGGGGATGTTTTAGATGGCATTAGGCTAACACTTCCTAGGGCTGTTAAGGTTGCTAGATTGCCAAAGGATTTAAGTACTAGGCCTACTGCATTACATCATGTAGCAACATTTTGAGGAAAGGGGCATCAGATTTTACAGATGGTTAGATGATGCCCACCATGCACGTACAGGTGGAGATGGTAAATTCATTCCAATGTATGTCTATGTCAACTGTGGTGGATATTGGACTGACCAAATTGTTACTAcctttggtcttttttttttctaaacaaagATTCATATTGAAGGAGCATTAGTTCCCCCACTCATAAGCAGGGAACCTGATTGTCTTTTCAATGCATAAAGAGTTGTACAATGACTTCACTTTAAAACTTTCCTTTTTGTCTTCTATGACCGTGTTTGTAATCTTGTAATGTTGATGatatcacacacacacaaaaaaaaaaaaaagggcctcTGGAACTACAAGGTCCAGTAGCTATCATCTCCATCCTCCACCTCCCACCTCCCATATCCACTACTCTTAGCATTAGTGGAAGAGGAACAGAAAAAGGAAGACTTTCAAAGATTGATCCTCCACCCATTTTTTTCAACACACCTTGGATAATCCTCCTCCACATATTGTTGTGTTCTTGAGCATATCTCCATAGCCACTTGCCTAAAAGTGCCATGTTCAAATACTccggatttttttttaatctccaaCCTTCCATACACTTTGTCCTCCGAAACTGTTGCCCAATTCACTGCAtggatttttttcttccatccTGATGATTTCCTCAACAGAACTCTTGTTGGATTTTCTTGATCCTACTCTTCACTCTTTTGGGATCACAAATAAAGACGGTAAATAGGGAGGCTAAAAGAAGTACTCTTGATAAGAGTGAATCTCCCATTTTTGACAAATATGATAATCCTTTCTCCAAGCTTTCCTCCATTGAATCCCAAACAACACAAGATCTAGGGGGTGCGGTAGAGGCAAGCCAAGCTAAGCAGAAGGAAGACATTCAACCTTACACTCAAACAAGGAGGCAAATCACTCTAGACCCATCACCTAGCCTATAGGGATTATTTTGCTCTTATGTAAGTTAATTTTCAGCGATGCTAGCTCAAGACAAATAAACATCCATTTCCAGTACCTTAGAAAAATTCTCACCCGGGTATTTGCTAACTGGTCTGAGAACTTTTCTGAGGTGCTGAAAGGTTTAATTTGTGAGTGGGATTAtgtgtcattttcttttttcacctTGTCATTGATTTATATTGAGAGGTATGACTATAATTTGATAGGATTTTTTTTGAAGTAGTGAGGTAAAAATATGGAGGGGATTGACATTAGGTGTTGAAGTAATAAGGTGCATATTCACAAATTAGAATTTGAGAGGCATGCTGCCTAGGCTTGCCCAATACACAGGAATAAGGGATGTCTGATTAGGTGAAAATCTTCTCACCAACATGAATTAGTCACCATCTTCAAAATTGTGCTCTCATCCTATTTTAGGAATCGGTCACCATCATCGAATACTAATATTTCTCCCAGCAATGAGTGTATTTGGAAGAATACAACTGAATCTAATTTCTTCCATCAAAAGTATGCACGACTTGAGGCACTTTGCACATGCTAGGTTTTCTTCTCACTCTAAGAAATGACTTCAAATTTATTGTGCTTCAGAATATGGTTGGATTACAAGCAAATGTAGTGGGATGCAAATTGCATCAAATACtagaaaataagataattagaGGGCTGAAATAGTTCAAATATTGCATTAGCTTATTCTCGGTTGTAACTGCACTGGAAGTCTGGAATACTATTGTGCAAAATACTGCTACTTTGGAATGATAACTGCCCTTGAACAATTTTGCTCTAGAACAATGCTCCTCTAGGATATTACAATTTGAGAATAATGTTGCTACTGTATTGCTGTTATGGTATTGTTGCAGAATAATACTGCTTTGAATAATGCTCCTTTGTTATATTGTTAGCTTTGAAACAATGCTGCTCTTGTACTACTAGGGAACAGTGTTTTGATGGTTACTACTTTGGAAAAATGCTGCTATTTTGGAAAAATGGTTGTACTAGAacaattcaactttgaaaaaATGCTCCTCTAGAATGTTGCAGCTTGTTGTAGCAAGACTTTTACTAGAATGCATGTCACTTGCTCCATTGATTAGTTTTCGACGATGCTTAGGTGTTTGTGTGAAGTTAATCTAATTTTCCAACTCATGTAATTTCTCAAGAGGGAGGGTTAATTGCATGATGATCTCTTTGTAAAACTTCTTACCAAGAAGAGATATTGCAAACAAAGTGATTTTACCCTTGTTTAGCAACATTGTTCCAAGAGCAGATTTTATAGGTGAAATAAGTCGAGTCTAAGTGTTCTTAAACAAGGAGAGCAAATTTGGATTTAGTGCACTTTTAAGAGTTTAAAAAGGCAAGTAATAAATGGAGTTGTTAAGTTGCCATCTCTACCATCAATGAGTTCCAACCATCACATTTATAGCACTTTATAAAAGGCGAGCCATTAGGAATATTTTTTTGGTCAATTGGCTGATCGAGTGATCGACTAGAAACTAGTCCTTAGGCAATTTTCAGTGACCATTGGAAGATAGAGACCTTGACCAATCAAGTTATAATTGGCTAATCCTCGATCACCCCTTCTTGCTAGCTAACCCTAGCCTCACCTTCAATCCCACATTTAATTGATCAACCACTTTGGTTCACGACTAgtcaactatttaaaaaaataaaataaaattatacatatatcatttatttagaattaaatatatttccaaGTTCTATATATCATTGTAAATACAAGTTTTATCATGCATCTAAAAGGTTTTATATACTAATGTagcatttaaatattaaaaatgatttaaaatttttaaaggtgTGTAGATAAGCCTCTTAAAATTatatgactttaaatttatcatagattttgaaaaaaataaaaacaccactattgtttttacttaaaaataagacGAAGTAAGTAAATTTAAGTTTAGGAAAATACTATGGTACCATAGTGATTTTACTGAATAAGAAATTGAGTTCATTCGCTGTGTGATGAAATTTAAGCCTTTAAATaagaatacaaataaataaaatttagataaaatgatataaataaataatactaatGTAACGATTTGCACctaatcatgtagatattgttcgctttgggcccaaggggacCTTCACGATTTTAAAACGCGTGTATTTGGTTAAGAggaatctttatatatatagtgcCATGAACATTCTCCCTAATCTGATGTGGAACATTACAAACACTTcctcatgcagacacaacgtcctcgttgtgtcccatgggattgcggagCTAAACAGACAAACATCCcttacggggccaaacaaatCCCACACCGCGGTCGGGGATCGGTTCTGATatcatttgtaacgacccgcactcaatcatgtagatattgttcgttTTTGGCCCAAGGGGGTCCTTACGGTTTTAAAACGCGTTTATTTGATtaaggagcctctacatatatagcgttaGGAACATTCTCCTCTCCTCTAGAGACATTATAGCTAAGATACACGTAATAAAATTTCAAGTACTATATTTATTCAAAGATTTTGAAAGGACCAAAATTGCTTACGTCCAAATTCAGTGACGTGAGTGAGAGTGCCTGCTGCCTTCACTGGACCGCCAGAAGACAGTGTCATTTCCAATGAAAACATTGGAAAAAATCACGGCGACTTTGTGTCTACTACGCAAATCTACAAGGGATGGATTAGTTAATTGGTCCAACTTGGAAGCCGATTCAACTATCCAAATACGATTTTCTACTCGGTCGTGCTCCCATTTGACGAGCTGATACCAAGCATAGACATTTGTGTTTTTGGGTTCCCCTTTTTCTGTGCCTGTCATGAGCCTGTGGCACCATCTCTGGCGGTCTGAGTGGGTAACTGGCTGGAACCAAAGACCTTCTGGACAACCCCGTGTGGGCCTCTTTGAATCCTTTACACCTTGCAATTAACCATTTATTCAACATTCAAAAcagaagtgtttttgaaaacaacgtCATggaaacattttcattttcatcattaaaCGTGTAAAGTAATGTAGGTGTTCATTACAATCAAAGTATGCCCGACCCATTGTGTCAAACACGTTTATTGGTCAAGCCGATTAATTGGGCGCACAGGCTTAGGTTTACTTCATTAAAACATTGGTCAAGGATGTTGGTCATGGTGACATCACCGAGACGGTCTCTGGGCCTCTGCCTATGCCGTTTCTCCAAGTGTTCATTCCCAACCCgcattaaatattttctttatagatGACATTTATTCAGTGCGCAACCTACTTTCCATTCAGATGGGGTTTCTGATAAGAATGATTGAATACCAAAAGCTTTGCTGCTTCCTTGACCATGTATGATCGATCATATTCATACATCTTGTCTTTAAGCTTTTCAGTTTAATGTAAAAGCACTTTCAAAACGAGAAGAAATAAATTCTGCTCTTAGATGGTTTCTTCCTCACTGATCACCCCTTCATAAAAAGTGACAGGAGCCCACTATGCAAATGGTTAATGCATCCCTTTTCTCTTCATCTTTCTTCCATTGAGACAGCTGCACTAGAAGGTACTTTGTCCACAGAGCTTCTCCACACATCAAActcaacttcaatttttttttttttggtaatttcatAACCCATAAAGTAAAGGTGATGCTTTTTTAACAGGTCCACGCGCAAAAGACTCTGAGGGTGATCGAAGGTACCATAAGTCCAACTTCTTCCACctgaaagtaaaaaaagaagaaaaaacactGAGTGTGTAACAATTCGGATCAACAATATACATAGTATGATCAAACAGACAGACACTCCTCATAGGTCAAATAAATCTCAACAAACTCTCATATTAGGATAAAAAATGTTatcgtatatatatatatatattatctcatGGGATTATGGAATCAAACAAACATATACCTCTTGCGATGtcaaataaaactttatatCATAGTAAGGGGATGTTGCTGTATATATATTGTCTCATGGGATTGTGGAATCAAATAAATAGATACCCTTCACGGGATCAAACAAACCTTCACACCAAGGTTAAAAGATTAATTCTAATATCATGTGTAATACCCTAGCACCAAACTGTATAAATATTGTTCACTCTAAACTTAAATACACagctttaaaacgcatctatatggttaaaaaaaatctatatttatataatattaaaaacttttccttttattagaTATAAGATATTACAAAGACTATTCAATTTCCCGATAGTTGAAAATAAGGGACAATTTCGATTATAAGTCAAAATAAATGGCCAATAATTGCATAAATATTATcttaatatgaaatattaaaggGTCACAATCGCTAGTAGCTACTCACAAGACTTAAGAGAGTATTCCaatattttccatttccatGCGCTGAACGAGCTAGCTAATTATAACCAAACCCaccttcattttttgtttgCTGCCTCTCTTTAATATCAAATTATGCCACGTAGTAGAGACAGTAGTCAAGAGTTAGAAATATTGCTTTGTCTCACTGCTTAGTGCTTACACACTGTCTAATGTTGAGTGACCACAGAGTGTATGTACATGAAACATATATACAGACATGTACGTATATGTACATGTACATGTCAAATCAATGGACTAATGCTGAGTTAAGATTCAGACTGTGGGACGATTTTTCCAATTTGTTTCTCTAGTCCAAGAAAATGGGAGACAGTGTCTTCTTCACAATGggaatttttttactaattggAAAGTTAGGCCAATAGGTGGAATTTAGTATGACTAGACAATGTAACTCATTGGATACAATTATGATAGACTGTTTAATGATGACCAGAGAATTGAATATTGGTAATAGAAGAAAGAAGCATCCTACACGTATGAAAGTCTAAAATGATATGATTGTGATACGgaaaatacaaattctaataaattaatggtaattgttttaaaaaataattctaaacaataatttttgaagatagtttttaaaaattgttttttgatttttataatataaaattttgtttacaaatataaaatatttttatcatgattttaatattttttaaaataatttttatatctaatattttatttttaattattttacatgtttgtataattatttaataaaatagtgtttagaaaacaactaaaagatgttttctaaaaactctttattttttatttttaataatagaaaacaaaaaataaaaaacaaaaaataacttttgattgtcaaacgtatgtttttttatattttttattataaaaaacaaaaaactcttttttaaaatggtttttatgtCAACAATTCACAAACATGTCctaaatgtttgataaattttttaaaattttaagaaagatTTGAAGTTATCATAGACAAtcaactaaattattttttaaaaaatcaattttatgttataaaattatttttatttcaaatttatatttgaatcctCTTTAAAATCATTACTACTCATAAAAAtaatctccaaaaaaaaaaaaaaaacactttaccTTAGCTAAAGTCACTACTAAATGGGCTACCTCTAAAAGTCTTTggtaataaaaatcattttttaattgttatggCTACGTAATCATATTTGTAACAACTGCAACAAATTTCGGGTTGAAGGTGAGATGGAAGCACTTTCACCTCCTCAAAGCCCAAAGTTCAACTCTAGACCTAAAGCACTAGTCTAAGATTGCGTAAGAACTGTAAGTCGATATTTCCACTACTTCTGGTAATCCAACTTAAAGACTTGGGTCATGCTCTGTTTTAACCATCCCCGTTAACTTTGGAGACAAATGGATTGGGCCTAAAGGTGAGATGGATACTTCTCGAATGTTATCTACAAGGCGAGATGTGAAAGAGGTTTGAGAAGAAGAGAGGAGGAGCAAATGAAAACGGAAAAGGGCCGCAGCCACACCAAACCATGCCCCACCCAGCTAACGATTATGACGTTGATTGTCCACGTCTGACCTTACGCTGCCCTCTCTTTCTTCCATTCCCTCCTTTGCCCCCCCGACTTTACTTATTTAACACCTTCATCTCCATTCTTCTGCTCCCACATCTCCCCACCTGACCCTTCCCCTCTCTCCTcctcttccttttttctctcaatttctcTTCAGATGGAGTGCAGTGACAGCACGGCCGCCACCAACAACAGCTCTTGCTCATCGTCGTCTCCTCGCTCACTCTCGCCATCTTCATCCTCTTCTCCTCCCCCTCCCAACGTCGTCCTTAGCCCTTGTGCCGCCTGCAAGATTCTCCGGCGTCGCTGCGCTGATAAATGTGTGTTAGCGCCCTACTTTCCGCCCACCGACCCCGCCAAATTCACCACCGCTCATCGTGTGTTCGGGGCCAGCAATATCATCAAGTTCTTACAGGTACCAAAAAGGGCATCGTTGTAATTTTATGCAAAATTAATCACATTTTTCTCTAAAACCAAGAAATTCATAGCATTCATATTTACAATTCAATTCTTCCGAGTTCTAATTCATATTCCAGCCGTCTCGTGAACGCGAATCCGATTGTGTTCTACGAATTATAGTCCACTTCATCTTGGACCAAAATTTGGAAACCTGAAATTCCCAAACTGCCCTCGTTTGTTAGTAAATCAACCTGTCAGATAAATCATTTTCCAAGTCAGTAATCAAACCACCGATCACAAACCAACTCCCAACTGGATTTTTCTCCACgcctatatatctatatatatatatatatatatatatatatatatatatattttttttttgtattaaaatattatataatttttcaggAACTTCCCGAATTTCAAAGAGCCGATGCGGTTAGCAGCATGGTTTATGAAGCGCAAGCGAGGATTAGAGACCCGGTTTACGGATG
The sequence above is drawn from the Vitis riparia cultivar Riparia Gloire de Montpellier isolate 1030 chromosome 6, EGFV_Vit.rip_1.0, whole genome shotgun sequence genome and encodes:
- the LOC117916533 gene encoding LOB domain-containing protein 1-like codes for the protein MECSDSTAATNNSSCSSSSPRSLSPSSSSSPPPPNVVLSPCAACKILRRRCADKCVLAPYFPPTDPAKFTTAHRVFGASNIIKFLQELPEFQRADAVSSMVYEAQARIRDPVYGCAGAICQLQKQVDELQAQLAKTQAELVNMQCQQANLVTMICMEMEMSQSPQPSSEESLDSLISPQSYQSNSFFLDDSNIGATWEPLWT